In Neotabrizicola shimadae, the DNA window AGTTCAACGTCGCCAGCACCGTCGCCGCCTATCCGGGCGAGTTGACCGAGAACATCCACGAAAGCCAGTACCTGATGGGCGAGCCCCATGCCGGGGAAAGCGCCTATGCCCATTCCAAGCGGGCGATGCTGGCGCAGCTTGAGGCCTATGCCAAGCAGTACGGCATCTCCTACAGCTACGCGATCTTCACCAATCTCTATGGACCCGGTGACCGCTTCGACACCGAGAACGGCCATGTCGTGCCCTCGCTGGTGGCGAAGTTCCATCATGCGGCGCGCACCGGGACGGCGGTTCCGGTCTGGGGGCGCGGCCGGGCGCAGCGCGACTTCATCTACATCGACGATGCCGCGGCGGCGATGCTGCATGTGGCCGAGACGGGCGAGGGCAGGTTCAACATCGCCACAGGCACGACCGTGCCGATCGCCGAGGTGGTGCAGATCCTGTCCGACATCAGCGGTGTGCGCGACATCCAGTGGCAGCATGAAAAGCCCGAGGGCCAGCTGACGCGCAGCTACGATGTCTCGCGCCTGCGCGCCACCGGCTTTGCGCCCCGCTTCTCGCTGCACGAGGGGCTGGAGCGCACCTACCGCTGGTATGAGCAGAACTGGCCCGATGTCCGGACCTGAGAGGCAAGCATGGTCCCGGGGCCGGGGCTTCGCGTGAAAAGGCAGCCATGAAGAAGACGGTCTTCCTGCACATCGGCCTGCCCAAGACGGGAACCTCTCTCGTCCAGAGGCGCGGCCGGGCTTTTTTCGGGGCGGCGAACCTGATCTTCCTGCGCTTCGAATGGCTCTGCCAAGCCGGGCGACGAGAGTTCCATGCTGTGTCGGAAATGCAGGTGGCGCTCAACCGTGAACGAGACTGCGGGCTCAGGCGCCTGGCGTCGGCCTGACGCGAAACCGATCCCAGACCCCTATATTT includes these proteins:
- a CDS encoding NAD-dependent epimerase/dehydratase family protein, encoding MILLTGATGLLGSAIRQNLDRTGGAYVCTSRDAVDLTDFNSTLAFFQEHRPTSVVHSAARVHGLMGNSRFPAEIFDENLTINYNVIAAGYRTGVRKFNVASTVAAYPGELTENIHESQYLMGEPHAGESAYAHSKRAMLAQLEAYAKQYGISYSYAIFTNLYGPGDRFDTENGHVVPSLVAKFHHAARTGTAVPVWGRGRAQRDFIYIDDAAAAMLHVAETGEGRFNIATGTTVPIAEVVQILSDISGVRDIQWQHEKPEGQLTRSYDVSRLRATGFAPRFSLHEGLERTYRWYEQNWPDVRT